The following are encoded in a window of Etheostoma spectabile isolate EspeVRDwgs_2016 unplaced genomic scaffold, UIUC_Espe_1.0 scaffold00012386, whole genome shotgun sequence genomic DNA:
- the LOC116679422 gene encoding protein unc-93 homolog A-like, producing MRNALFCVLTATIPEEQLLTCGAADCGLDISVNSTSTRPAQELVWTLVGSYIGVGVLAMLIVAVFLDNIDREQSSRFRGNREPFCQTFLATFRLLKDWRLVTLIPLTMYSGFEQSFLSGEYTKVRGSPTHDQGLINTRWQTDFWESLP from the exons atgagAAATGCATTGTTTTGCGTTCTGACAGCTACTATCCCAGAAGAGCAGCTGCTGACCTGCGGAGCGGCCGACTGCGGCCTCGACATCAGCGTCAACAGCACGAGTACCAGACCGGCCCAGGAGCTGGTCTGGACCCTGGTCGGGAGTTACATCG GCGTGGGGGTGCTGGCCATGCTCATCGTGGCCGTGTTTCTGGACAACATCGACCGGGAGCAGTCCAGTCGTTTCCGTGGGAACCGGGAGCCGTTCTGCCAAACCTTCCTGGCCACGTTCCGGCTGCTGAAGGACTGGAGGCTGGTGACCCTCATCCCCCTCACCATGTACAGCGGCTTCGAGCAGAGCTTCCTCTCCGGGGAGTACACCAAGGTGAGGGGGTCTCCAACCCACGATCAGGGTCTGATTAACACTCGTTGGCAGACAGACTTCTGGGAAAGTCTTCCA